The DNA region TTTTCCGGgtgaaaattaacaattttccaGCAGCACTTTCATCAAAGGAAAAAACTTGGTTTGCAAGACAGTCCTCCTCGTTCTTCACGGAATCGCGTGTGtcacggtgtgtgtgtgtgagagcgcGCGTTTGACAGATCGGTAACGCGAGGGGTAAGACAGTGACGTTTCAAAGAGAGAACACAGCTTGTTAACTTTTGTTCGTTCAAGGGGTGATGCAAAATGGACGACGGCCGGAAAAAGACGCAGGACTACGCTCGAGCGGAAATCGAGAGCGGGCAAAGACGGAagcaaaacgacgacgacgacgcagaGCGAAAGGACAAGGAACGATTGATGGAGTTGCTGCACAAGTACAACGATATTAAGGATGCGACGCAGCGCGTGCTTGGAGCGCTGGCCGTCCACGAAGGTGTCACGGTGAGGGAAATGCATCGGCGCTACAATTTGCCGCTGGATTCGTAGCGATTGACGACGGattatttattaactttttcatatatttattttttacaaaaaaaaaataatctgtatGTACtattgtgtaaatttacatatctgAAATAATTCTATTAAATTTCACATTAGAGTAACGAAACTGCCATTTTTTATCATCTAAAACACTTCCCAATACGCACCTCCCAAGTGAAGGCTtaacgaacagcagaacaaaggagagggaacgatttctagaggcttttcttcaccctctctagcttgctttcgctgccgctgctgcccatttgatttttctcTTGACctgttccttccgaagtgcgagCGAGTtatggcgctataaccacggcaaatagtgtcgagggcattcgtggaaatacaatgtcccatcccagagggtcccggagtaccaaaccttcttagcatggtgctcccaacgaatacaaccaaatctcggagcgtatggtggtgtgtccccacgcttcttcctcccctgtcgattcagaattgtgttgttgttcgaacactcagtgctcaaactcaacccaattacgagtaatctctgcgatacggctttacgcagtaggcctggccgctttaacgcttgtgatgtttcagtgcatttcaatgcaatggcgcactacaagtgttaataaatgacaagaagagtgctaggcgtcatctaacctaaggcactctccaggatcccttcgaaagattggctgcgctagggtctgattagattagattagattgacctgttccttccgaagtgcgagTGCCGCTTTAAAGACAAACAACACACAAAACCAAACCTGCTCTGGTGGAATCGCTAgcagcggttggactcgcaatccaaaggtcgtcagtttgaaccctggggtggaaggttccttggagtagaaagaggatTGGGTGCTCTTCCCAGTCAAGGCTTTGAACTCCTCGGTTCGAGCAGAAGACCACAAAAAACCTTGGGTTGGTAAAGTGGATTTTTTATGACCTGCCACTACTCTGCCTTtatgtaaggtatgcacttcggaagaaaccagTCAAGAAGAAATTCAAATGGGGAGCAGCgatagcgaaagcaagccagagagggtgaagaaaagccccaagaaaacgttccccctactttgttctgctgtttgtTAAGCCCACGGTTAAGCCATTTCTTGACCCCTCTTGGGACCGCTCTGAcagaacattcaaaaaattaaaaatcagatatttagaaatttagtaATATAAAAACTCAATAATTCACAAAATCTAAACtacgaaattcttaaattttcagatacaaaaattttgagatgtaaaaaaaaaatacaggcacttcaaacaaatgaaaaattcatgacattttatttttttaattctttgccctCTACCTTAACCTatattaaggctaccaactgtacggatttttccttaccgtacggatttttccttaccgtacggatttaCGACCTTCTCCGCGGATTTTAAATAGGACGGattttttgtacggaatttttcgcataatacggatttgtacagaattttaacaactttttaaaaaatttattgcttttttgattgggtcaaagcttttgctaattagacatttttatttatctgtcagtttgattttaaagagaTAACTTACataattttccgggttttcctcagttcaaatttgattgtcaataattgttcttttcaaattcctcacaaaccatatttatcaaataaaagatcaaaagACTTTCTTAaagcttgtgaaaaccttgtgttgtgcttgtatttataggTCCTTTCACCCAGCTGGCAGTCGCAtaattgtgatgcatggcggcatgaaagtatatcagaatatgcatgaaatctgtcctcttTTTACGATATacgggtatgacatttttgctcgttaccgacaattatcgacataaCCGACGACTGATTGATTGTATTGGAGAAAAAAACctaaacagaacgaggattgaaccatcaacttcttggttattggtccgacacgctaccaccgcgccatggacgcttgatgaattgagagggacagagcaccaacataatcttctctctggagtgttgctcggggagaGAACTGCAGATAGCTGACATGTTTATACGTAGGCAAAAATaagctatgagcttgctgcaaaaactgttagaaattgtaacattttctgcaacaaattcactgttgcagattttgatttatatttttcttttgggTGTTCCAATAAAAgctctagaaatgttttcgtgaaaacactgacaacgatattattcgtaaaagtaaacttgatatttcgtaaacttttaaacgtttaacaaaaatatgtctatttctaaaattccaaatttatctaaataattccttgaattttttgttataccatggctagtaccatggtgtcatgtcggtaaagtatacggatttttgctcagcaagagttggtagccttaaccTATACCCTACTGGCTCAATCAGCCTTGTCATCACGAAGCCGTGCGTCTATTTATAGACCCACgatctatccaggtttttaagcgaagatggcgtttgaatggtgaacgtccgaaatgtcaaaaccacgcagtagcaccaacattagaaaaaatgtgGCGGTCATGCCATTACACCACGTGCAAAACAATCatagaataatattaaataccataggacccatcggaaccggttccgctgatctccggtggccacatccggaaccgcagtgggaaacagcgtaaactagtcatgcgacgtatcaaacttgtTGATTTTAGATGGAGAGTATTTTTAAGATGTATTTTTGccttcttgaccggttcccacacacaaaaaaatattaccgtaatgacaaaagtaacttatttttgatttaagaggcagtatttgtaaatattgctcggtttgttctagaggtcgtatcgaggtgctccgatttggatgaaactttccgcgtttgtttgtctatacatgagatgaactcatgccaaatatgagccctctacgacaaagggaagtggggtaaaacgggctttgaagtttaaggtccaaaaaacttaaaactgctcgcatttccgtaaaacttcatcaatttcaactctctttgatgcattcgaaaggtcttttgaagcacttcaaaatgtgccatagacatccaggattggttcgactttttctcttagcttttgcaaattactgtcaaaaattgatttttttaaaaccttaatatctttttgcaacagcctccaacacccatactcccataggtcaaaagataggtaataacatggactataagcctacggtgttaaccttttggccaatcgcagttttttcatagtttttcgatttttctggaacaaacattttacaacgttagtttttgccctgctggccgccatagcggcactttttggtctcaattttgtcatattcggaatcctcggacaatttcacgtaagttagtagtattggagttgtaaatttgatttaaaaaataattaaataaaacatttttgaaaaaagaaatagagcatgagcatgagcatgagagaccacccatggttgtccttctccgttgctgaacaggaccgtaatatcctatcaattcaacgatcatacgcttcaaggatctaatggtgtttcccttatcaacagcatgtatgaatgcgctgaaaagataaaacatcaagatcatcaaaactagatctgggacaaataggtaacagtcattggccaccaacggcgcccgccatgtcagtttgtagatctcggggggattgggacgggaatgttagttagcacaggctgctaccaagggtgggttctatacgatatccacacccccgcgtgtgccggaaaactacttctacttgggattttgttagtgggaaagggtaatggccaggattcatcatagaagatgatgatgtgacccaataatcaataaatttcgtTTAATAGGGTggtgtattattctcaaggcaaacaatcggatgctgcggatgagactattcccgtttatttgtttatttgattcaatcttagacagccggctgtggaaagataaaatcaaaattatgtgtaattaaaaggtgaaatattatactcagcgtaacatatttacgtagagttgacctgagactatttatacttttaaattattataagatgagcgaccaattaattacttatgagttatctgaaggacttgaacaatcgcgttgaaacaatatttgtcacCGTGCTTTACGAGCTATAATGCT from Culex quinquefasciatus strain JHB chromosome 3, VPISU_Cqui_1.0_pri_paternal, whole genome shotgun sequence includes:
- the LOC6051589 gene encoding DNA repair protein SWI5 homolog: MDDGRKKTQDYARAEIESGQRRKQNDDDDAERKDKERLMELLHKYNDIKDATQRVLGALAVHEGVTVREMHRRYNLPLDS